ACCGCCGGGAGCGCGGGCGTCCCGCCTGCTTCGACTTGCGCACCCGCCGGGAGCGCGGGCGTCCCGCCTGCTTCGACGAATTCGTCCGCCGCGTGCAGCGCGCGCGCCGGTTGATCGGCGGGCATGTTCGGATCGACCTGAAAGTGCGCCTGACAATGGGGGCAGACGACGTCCATCGTCTCCATGCGTCGAAGCGGCTCCGGGCTCTGGGCCATGAATATCCCTCGCGCGAGTGGGATTCGTGGCCCGAAAAAGGAGCAAGGTCCGTGCCAGAGATCCGGCATCCGTTCACCGAGAAAAACCGGCCTGAAAACAAGAGCCTCGCCGACATTCCGCGGATGGACATGAACCGATGCGACGAACTTTCGCCACATCGTCGCCACGGCGGGGCTTAAGCGACAGGTTCTTGACGCTTGCACCGGCAAAAACCGCTGCCGCACCGTGCGGCTTCGCCATGCCGCTTACGCGCCCTTAACATTCTTTGGTGCGCGCCCCGGGGTGTGATACCTTCACCCGCGGATGTTGCGACCGGATATCAACGTGATACGCCGCGTATCCGTGAGACGCGCGCGCGCCATTTTCAGCCTGACGGCGGCGATCGTGATTCTTGTCGCCGCGCCGGCAAGCGCCGGTTTGCTGTTCCCCACCGCGATCGACATGCCCGCGATCCGCGAGGAGTACCTGGCCGGAAAGGACACGCTCGCCGTCTTTCATCTTTATTACCGCCTGCAGCAGGACCCGCCCCCCGCCGACCGGGGCGACGCGTATTTCCTGATGGGCCTTGCGCTTGGCCGCGCGGGCGATCCGGAATCCGCGGCCCTCGCGTTTCGACGCGCGGAGGATCATCTGCCGCTTGTCGCCGACGCGTGCGCGTTTCTGGCGGCCAAATCGCTTGAAGACGCCGGGCGCTTTGCCGACGCCATCGGGGCGGTGACCGAAGGCGCCGCGCGGCATCCGGCCGCGCCGTTTTTCGACGATGCCGCCGCCTGGCGCGCGCGCCTTTCCTCCCGCGCGGGCCGGCACGAGGAAGCGGCGAGGCGATTTGTGGAGCTTTCGGGCGATGTCGCGAATTCGATCGATCATTCGCGCTTTGGCCTTGCCGCCGCGCGCGAATACGCCGCCGCCGGTGATCGGGCCTCCGCGATCGCGCGGCTGCGCGCCGTCGTCACCGGCGGGCGCGCGGATCGATACACCCTCGCCGCGCTCGATGAGTTGAATGCGCTTGCCGGCGGCGCGGACGCGCCCGCCTGGTATCGCGATCTCGTCACGCGGCTTGGCGCGAAGTTTTTCAAGGATGGCGAATACCGCCACGCGCAGCGCGCCCTCGCGGCCCGGCAGCAGGCGGCGCCCGGCTCGTTTGGCATCGACGACCGCTATCGCCTCGGCATGGCCGCGTTTTCTAACCACGACAACGACGCCGCGCTCGCGGCGCTGCGCCCGATCGCGCAAGGCGCCGGGTCGCTCGCCGACGACGCGGCGTACCGCATCGGCAAGATCGAAACGCGCCTTGGCGACAACGCGGCCAGCCGGATCTCGTTCGAGACGGTGCTGCGGCGCTTTCCCGGAAGCGGCTACGGCCCCGCCGCGCGCTACCAGATCGCGCTGCTCGACCTGGAGGACAACAACTATTCGCGCGCGCACGAGTATCTCGAAAACCGCCTGCGCCGCCCGGCGGGAACGCAGACGGAATACCTCACCTGGCTGCACGCCTGGACGGCGCTTCGCGCGGGCAAGCTCGCCAAGGCCGATGCGTTGCTTGCCTCGATGACGCGCGCGTTCCGCCGCTCGTCCGACCTGGATCGCTATCACTACTGGCGCGCGGCTGTGCTCGATCTTCGGGGACGGACGCGCGAGGCGATCGCCGACTGGCGCGAGATCAATCGCCGGCCGCGCACCTATTACGGCCAGCGCGCCGGCGAACGCCTGACGGCGCATGGCAAGATCGCGCGCGCGCCGGACGACGGCATCGACGGCGGGCTCATCCGCCCGTACGGGCTGCCGGCCATCGATCCGTCCCGGTTGCCGGCGCGTCTGCGCAAAACCGCCGAACGCGCGCAATATCTGGCGAGCCACGGGCGGATGGCCGAGGCCGCGCGCGTGGCGGGCGAATTTCCCGACGCGTCTGAACTCGAATCCCGGGACGAGCAACACCTGATGGCGCGTTTGTGGCATTCGTCCGGCCGCTACAGCGAGACGATGCGTTTCGTCGGCGCGAGCGCCAACGGCATCTACGCCCACCTGCGCGAGAGCGCGGGCGACCTGCGCGCGAACTATTACGCCCTGCTCTATCCGCTCGCGTACGAACACGCGGTCCGCTACTGGGCCGGCCGGCGCGGCCTGCCGCCCGGGCTCGTGTACGCCGTCATCTACAACGAAAGCGCCATGAAGCCGCACGTCGTCTCGCCGGCGAATGCCGTCGGACTCATGCAAATCGTGCCGCGCACCGGGGCCGAAATCGCCGGCGCGAACGGCGAGACGTTCGACGAGGATGTCCTCTACGATCCGGAAACGAACATCCGCTACGGCACCTGGTATCTGCGCGCGATGCTCGACCGGTTCGAGGGGTGCGTTCCGTGCGCGATCGCCAGCTACAATGCCGGGCCGGACGTGGTCGGCAAATGGTTCCGCAATAAAAAAGACCTGACGCCGGAGATCTTCATCGAGGAAATCCCGTATCGCGAGACGAACCGCTACGTGAAAAAGGTGCTTTCGACGCGGCGGTTCTACGAATCGCTGTACGATCTTGCGCCCGCCGGCGCGCAAGAAGGCATGCCCGTCGCCGACATTGACGCCGCGCCCGCGGATTCCTAAAATTTTCTGCCTGGAAATTCGGGGACTTTTCACACGATGACGCAAGATCCAACGGACGGACGGGGCCTCACGCACGACCCGGCCATGGTCGAGGTCGTCTGCGACTTTGTGCAGGCGATCGGCGGCACCGTCGTGAACATCAAGCGCTATCCGACGGGCTCGGCCATCATCTCCATGGCGCTTGAGCGTTGCGTCGAAACGCTGCGCAAGCTCTTTGACGTCAAGGAGTCCTTCACGGTCGCCGAATCCGAGAAGATGATCCTCGTCGACGGCGACGTGCTCTCGGACAAAATCCAGTCGCGCGCTTACGTGCGCACCTTCATCGAGTCGCTCATCGCGCGCAACGTACGCTCGCTGACTTTCAGCAAGGGCCTCGACGAAAAGCAGATCCTCGCGTTTCTCGGCGTCTTCGGCGACAAGCCGGACGACCTGAAACGCCGGGGCAGCATCTCCGAACTCGTCGCGGCCGCGGGCGTCAGGGACATCACGCTCGACGAGAAGGTGTTCGTGGTCCTGAACAAGGGCCAGGCGATCGCGGACATCGCCGAGCTGGATCGCCTCGCGCAGCTCGGCGACGACCTGGATCCCGATCAGGTCCGCGACAGCGCGATGGTTAACTACATCATGTCGCAAGTGCCGTTCGACAAGCTCGGGCTGAAAGGCGAGCAGGTCGAGGCGCTCAAGGCGAAGATCGATTACGACAAGCTGAAAAACGCGAAGAAGATCGACTTCGAGAAAATCGGCCCGATTCTCGCGCGCACCTTCGAGCAGGCCGCCGGGTCCGACGAGCTTCCCGAGCCGCCGCGCACGATCGACGGCGTCTCGCCGATGACGTCGCGCGAAACGATCGCGGACGCGCGGGTGCAGCAGATCGTCAACACGTTCTCGGAGATGGCCGAGTCCATTTTCCGTTTCGAGAACCCGACGATTCGCGCCAAGCTGCTGAACGATTTCTTGCGCATCGTGACGAATTTCAAGGGCCTCACGCTCGCCAAGATGCTCTCGCGGCGCATCTCGGACTCCGGCGACGTGGATTTGAAGGGCGAGATCCTCGGGCAGATCTCCACGAAGAAGCGTTCGCTGGTCATCGATCACCTCATCGCGAAGTACTACCGTCTCATCGACGGGCTCGCGCCTGAAGACTTCAACTTCACGGCCGAGGAGATCGACGAGTCCGAGAGCACGCTCAAAAAAATCATCCAGCTCGCGCGCGCCAGCCAGCGCACGGATATCGCCGACAAGGCGCAGCGCGCCGTGAGCATGGTACGCCTGCTCTCGCGCGAGGGGCGAACGCCCGAGGGACTTCTTGTCCTCAAAATGAAGCGCCTGTTCGCCCAGGAGTCCGCGCGCCTTCTGGACGACGATTTTCTCGACGGCTTCGGCGAGCTCGCCAAGCGCCTTGTCGAGCAAAAGCGCGTCGACATCCTGCGCAAGCTCATCGAGCGCATCGCGTCGAACTTCGCAAGCGACGACGCCGAGGTGCGCGGCAACACCGTGATGGCGTTCGTGCGCATGCACCAGGAACTCGGCTCCCTGTCGCGGCCCGATCTGTTGAACGACGGCTACGGGCATCTGATGAAACAGTTGCGCCGCGAGGAAGACCCCCAGCTTTTCGCGCGCATCCTCGCGACGATGGTTTCCGATTCCAAGCGCCTCGTGGAGCTTGGCGATTTCGCCGTCGTGACGAATCTGCTGCGCGCGTTCCGCCGCTTGCGCGATGAAACGGCCGATCCCGCGCGCGGCGGCATCATGGGGCAGGCGATCGATCGCGTCGGGAAGGACGCCGAGGTTATCGCGACGCTGGTGCGCGTATTCCAGGCGCAAAACGACGCGGAAAGCGATCAGGCCGCCGCGCTGCTCGGGCAGCTTGCGCCGGGGGCGGTCGCGTCGGCCGTGCTGACGCTGCTGAAGGACAGCGACGACATGCGCGTGCGGAAAAAGTGCATGGCGCTGCTGGCCCGCATGGGCCTGCCGGTCGTGCCCGCCCTGCTGGCGCGACTTACGCCCGACCAGCCGTGGTATTTCAGCCGCAACATCCTGTCGCTTCTGGCGGATATCGGGGCGACAGGCGGTATCGCGCAGGTGGTCCCGTTCCTGACGCACCAGGACGAGCGTGTGCGCCGCGCGGCGATCTCGATGCTCGCGCGCGCGGGCGGCGGCGAGGCCGACGCCGCGCTGGCCGCGACATACGCGAGCCAGCCCGATCCGCTGCGCAGCGTTCTGATCGCGCACTTCGCCCAAGCCCGGAATCGCGAGGCGGTTGCGCCCCTGGTCGCGGCGCTCGCGGACCTCGCCGACGGATCGAACGACGATCGCGCGATCGCCATCGTGCAGGCGCTCGGGCAGATCGGCGACGCATCCGCGGCGCCCGCCATTCGCGCCTTGCTCAAGCGCGGCGGCGGCCTGCGCGGCTTTTTTCAAAAGCCCAACGACGCCATCGTGCAGGCGGGCATCGTCGCGCTTGGCCGCATGGGCGACGCGGACACCCCCTCGCTTCTCAAGAAGTTTGTCCATCATTCGAATCCGGCCATCGCGCGCGCCGCGCAAGAGTCCATCCGCGCCCTCGGCGCGGGCTGATCGCCCCGGCCCACGCATGCGCGCGTCCCTGGTGATCGCGTGCCGGAACGCGGCCGCGTGGCTTCCCCGGTGCCTCGCGTCGATTAACGATCTCGCCATGCCCGTCGAGGTCATCCTCGTCGACGACGGCAGCACGGACGGCTCCGCGGGCATCGCCGAGGCCGCGGGCGCGCGTGTGTTGCGGCGCGAGGCGCGCGGCCGCGCCGCCGCGCTGAATGCCGGCATCGCCGAGGCGAAAGGCGAAATCATCCTGTTCACCGATGCGGATTGCGTCGTCGGGCCCGATTGGGCCGACCGGCTCATCGAAAAAATCGACGAAGGATACGACGGCGTCGGCGGGAATCTCCTCCCATCGGCGTGGACGGCGATCGAGACCGCGAAGGTGCTGCGTTACCTTCACGAGTTCGAGCGCGACTTCGTCCTTGAAGGCGCTTACACGCGCTTTTGCCTGAACGGCAACAACATGGCGGTCCGCGCGGATGCGCTCGCGCGCGCCGGCGGCTTTGACGAGCGCTACGTCCACGGCGCGGACGCGGACCTGACCCGCCGCCTGCTCGTGAAGGGCTGCCGCCTTTTGCGCACGCGCGACATCGAAACGACGCACCTCAAGATCGACACGCCGCGCACTTTTTTACGGACGTTTTTTCATCGCGGCAGCGCCGTGCGTTTTGCGGATGGCGACCGTTCGCCGCGCGCCCAATCGCTGGCTCGCGCGTACCTCGCTCCGGTGGCCCGCGCCCTCGCGGACGCGCGCCGTATTCCGGCCATGCGGCGCCGCTTTCCTCAAATCGACATTGCCGCGCTTGTCGCCGCTCCCTTCTGGCACCTGCTTGCGGACTGGCGCGCGGCCGGCGGGCAGCGCCACTACCGGCGCGTCTTTTCCCGCGAGGCGCGCACGTGAGACTCAAGACGCGCGCGGTGCGCGGCGTGGCGTGGGTGGCGGGCGGCGCGTGGGCGCGGCAGATTCTGAACTTCCTCGCCAACATCGCGCTCATGCGCCTTATCGCGCCCGAGGCGTTCGGTCAGCTCGCGCTCGCGATGTTTTTCCTGACACTCGTGCGTAAGCTTTTCGGCTTCGGTTTCAACCACGCGTTCATCCATCGCCAACAAGAGCCGGAGCGCGCCGCGCCGACGCACCTGGCGTTGCACGTCGCCGTCGCGCTCATCGTGATCGCCGCCGCGATCGCCGCGCGCCCCGCGCTCGCGCTTCGCTACGACGACGCGACCGCGACCGCGTTCATCGTGCTCGCGATCTTCGCGATCCTTGAAAATGCGAGCCAGACCGCGCGTCTATTGCTCGAAAAGGAGCTCGACTTCGCGCGGCTCGTGCGCCTTGATGTCGTGGTCATCGTCGTCTCGAACCTCGCGGCGATCGCCCTGGCGGCCCTTGGCGCGGGCCTGGGAGCGCTTCTCGGCAAGCAGGCGATCGCGTGGCTGATCCAGGCGGCGGGCTCGTGGCGTCTCGCGCCGCCGATGCCCGGTCGCGTACCCGACTTGGCGACCGCGCGCTGGTATCTGCGATTCGGCGCGCCGATGTGGATCGCCGGCATGGCGACATTCGTCTCTCTTCAATTCGACGATTTTCTCGTCGGCAGTCTCGATTCC
This genomic stretch from bacterium harbors:
- a CDS encoding glycosyltransferase; this translates as MRASLVIACRNAAAWLPRCLASINDLAMPVEVILVDDGSTDGSAGIAEAAGARVLRREARGRAAALNAGIAEAKGEIILFTDADCVVGPDWADRLIEKIDEGYDGVGGNLLPSAWTAIETAKVLRYLHEFERDFVLEGAYTRFCLNGNNMAVRADALARAGGFDERYVHGADADLTRRLLVKGCRLLRTRDIETTHLKIDTPRTFLRTFFHRGSAVRFADGDRSPRAQSLARAYLAPVARALADARRIPAMRRRFPQIDIAALVAAPFWHLLADWRAAGGQRHYRRVFSREART
- a CDS encoding HEAT repeat domain-containing protein, which codes for MTQDPTDGRGLTHDPAMVEVVCDFVQAIGGTVVNIKRYPTGSAIISMALERCVETLRKLFDVKESFTVAESEKMILVDGDVLSDKIQSRAYVRTFIESLIARNVRSLTFSKGLDEKQILAFLGVFGDKPDDLKRRGSISELVAAAGVRDITLDEKVFVVLNKGQAIADIAELDRLAQLGDDLDPDQVRDSAMVNYIMSQVPFDKLGLKGEQVEALKAKIDYDKLKNAKKIDFEKIGPILARTFEQAAGSDELPEPPRTIDGVSPMTSRETIADARVQQIVNTFSEMAESIFRFENPTIRAKLLNDFLRIVTNFKGLTLAKMLSRRISDSGDVDLKGEILGQISTKKRSLVIDHLIAKYYRLIDGLAPEDFNFTAEEIDESESTLKKIIQLARASQRTDIADKAQRAVSMVRLLSREGRTPEGLLVLKMKRLFAQESARLLDDDFLDGFGELAKRLVEQKRVDILRKLIERIASNFASDDAEVRGNTVMAFVRMHQELGSLSRPDLLNDGYGHLMKQLRREEDPQLFARILATMVSDSKRLVELGDFAVVTNLLRAFRRLRDETADPARGGIMGQAIDRVGKDAEVIATLVRVFQAQNDAESDQAAALLGQLAPGAVASAVLTLLKDSDDMRVRKKCMALLARMGLPVVPALLARLTPDQPWYFSRNILSLLADIGATGGIAQVVPFLTHQDERVRRAAISMLARAGGGEADAALAATYASQPDPLRSVLIAHFAQARNREAVAPLVAALADLADGSNDDRAIAIVQALGQIGDASAAPAIRALLKRGGGLRGFFQKPNDAIVQAGIVALGRMGDADTPSLLKKFVHHSNPAIARAAQESIRALGAG
- a CDS encoding zinc-ribbon domain-containing protein — protein: MAQSPEPLRRMETMDVVCPHCQAHFQVDPNMPADQPARALHAADEFVEAGGTPALPAGAQVEAGGTPALPAV
- a CDS encoding transglycosylase SLT domain-containing protein — its product is MRRARAIFSLTAAIVILVAAPASAGLLFPTAIDMPAIREEYLAGKDTLAVFHLYYRLQQDPPPADRGDAYFLMGLALGRAGDPESAALAFRRAEDHLPLVADACAFLAAKSLEDAGRFADAIGAVTEGAARHPAAPFFDDAAAWRARLSSRAGRHEEAARRFVELSGDVANSIDHSRFGLAAAREYAAAGDRASAIARLRAVVTGGRADRYTLAALDELNALAGGADAPAWYRDLVTRLGAKFFKDGEYRHAQRALAARQQAAPGSFGIDDRYRLGMAAFSNHDNDAALAALRPIAQGAGSLADDAAYRIGKIETRLGDNAASRISFETVLRRFPGSGYGPAARYQIALLDLEDNNYSRAHEYLENRLRRPAGTQTEYLTWLHAWTALRAGKLAKADALLASMTRAFRRSSDLDRYHYWRAAVLDLRGRTREAIADWREINRRPRTYYGQRAGERLTAHGKIARAPDDGIDGGLIRPYGLPAIDPSRLPARLRKTAERAQYLASHGRMAEAARVAGEFPDASELESRDEQHLMARLWHSSGRYSETMRFVGASANGIYAHLRESAGDLRANYYALLYPLAYEHAVRYWAGRRGLPPGLVYAVIYNESAMKPHVVSPANAVGLMQIVPRTGAEIAGANGETFDEDVLYDPETNIRYGTWYLRAMLDRFEGCVPCAIASYNAGPDVVGKWFRNKKDLTPEIFIEEIPYRETNRYVKKVLSTRRFYESLYDLAPAGAQEGMPVADIDAAPADS